In Salisediminibacterium beveridgei, one DNA window encodes the following:
- the panC gene encoding pantoate--beta-alanine ligase — protein sequence MNVIYSISDLKKSILAQKRAHRSIAFVPTMGYLHDGHLSLVKDAKEAGDTIVMSIFVNPLQFGPGEDFDTYPRDHERDIALAKENGVDILFLPNQDELYPRNMSATIKVHEGTDVLCGRSRPGHFDGVATVVMKLFQLVEPDVACFGMKDAQQVAIIERLVEDFHLSVEINRGDIVRESDGLAMSSRNVRLIDAERNEAPLISTILKETVDFIHRGRYSSPQEAANDACQRLSKELSADVEYVELLTFPDLSEPDTFSTQEMLLATAVKYSEVRLIDNQLITKETT from the coding sequence ATGAACGTGATCTATTCCATCTCCGACTTAAAAAAATCAATCCTTGCACAAAAACGCGCGCATCGATCGATCGCTTTTGTGCCAACAATGGGGTATCTGCACGACGGGCATTTATCATTGGTTAAAGATGCAAAGGAAGCTGGTGATACGATTGTGATGTCGATTTTTGTGAATCCTTTGCAGTTTGGTCCGGGTGAAGACTTTGATACGTATCCGCGTGATCATGAACGTGATATCGCATTAGCAAAAGAAAACGGCGTGGATATTTTATTTTTACCAAACCAAGATGAACTGTATCCCCGTAATATGAGTGCTACGATAAAAGTTCATGAAGGGACAGATGTTTTATGTGGCCGTTCCCGTCCAGGCCATTTTGATGGCGTTGCTACGGTAGTTATGAAGCTGTTTCAGCTTGTTGAACCTGATGTTGCTTGTTTCGGCATGAAGGATGCACAGCAGGTGGCTATCATTGAACGACTTGTGGAAGATTTTCATCTGTCAGTGGAAATTAATCGAGGAGATATTGTCAGAGAGAGTGACGGCCTCGCCATGAGTTCAAGAAATGTCCGGCTGATAGATGCTGAACGGAATGAAGCACCGCTGATCAGTACAATTTTAAAGGAAACAGTTGATTTCATTCATAGAGGACGCTATTCGTCACCACAAGAAGCGGCCAATGATGCTTGTCAAAGATTATCGAAAGAGCTGTCGGCAGATGTGGAATATGTGGAATTACTCACCTTTCCTGATTTGTCTGAACCCGATACGTTTTCAACACAAGAGATGTTGCTCGCAACAGCAGTGAAATACAGTGAAGTCAGATTAATTGATAATCAGCTGATTACAAAGGAGACTACATGA
- the panD gene encoding aspartate 1-decarboxylase, producing MFREMMSGKLHRATVTEANLNYVGSITIDPQLLEAVDMYENEKVQVVNNNNGARLETYIIPGTPGSRTICLNGAAARLVQPGDHVIIISYKWMAEEDAKQHNPKVAIMDHQNDIVEMMGTEPQSTFR from the coding sequence ATGTTCAGAGAAATGATGAGTGGAAAATTACACCGTGCAACGGTGACGGAAGCTAATTTAAATTATGTCGGGAGCATTACGATCGATCCTCAGTTACTAGAGGCAGTCGATATGTATGAGAATGAGAAAGTCCAGGTGGTGAATAATAATAATGGTGCAAGGCTTGAAACGTATATCATCCCGGGTACGCCGGGCAGCAGAACGATTTGTCTGAACGGTGCTGCAGCAAGACTTGTGCAACCAGGGGATCATGTGATCATTATCAGTTATAAATGGATGGCAGAGGAAGATGCCAAACAACATAATCCTAAAGTGGCGATTATGGATCATCAAAATGATATTGTCGAAATGATGGGAACTGAACCCCAATCCACTTTTCGTTAA